One region of Zootoca vivipara chromosome 7, rZooViv1.1, whole genome shotgun sequence genomic DNA includes:
- the AMIGO1 gene encoding amphoterin-induced protein 1 produces MWGQDASVPRRRLAQPCRGASSLLVLVLSLALARKGGSAAHCPSKCVCASNIISCSKANLSVFPHPLPSYAAVLDFSYNQLTRLRAEWAPSPLHHLHSLFLSHNGLSFVSTEAFTNVPHLKYLDLSSNSIQELGENHFSHLVELEVLLLYSNKISKIDRTAFEEMTKLQKLYLSHNAIGRFPQELLKKDEAGFPELALLDLSCNKIKDISVDEVNKLPAWVKNGLYVHGNPLTCQCSLYNLFTHWQKRQLSSAMDFKEELKCFLQKDSKSIKISSLSGPGGLNCSEFKEQVLEVHRGEEVIINCDTRQRGVMIREWMTPRYERVPQEGDNSSMTMLTNGSLQIKNISVEDMGPYTCYAVSQVFNETLYVHVTVHNYSLHGTPDTLNTAYTTLVGCILSVILVLIYLYLTPCRCCCRNSEKQASQREDSINSSVLSTTPNHNTGGGKEGLNRHMAPGNAQGQNGKCKANSSPKQASKGSQKAERKMSDADSVSSVFSDTPIVGASQGEGGRGSGRDKAGAELVGLL; encoded by the coding sequence ATGTGGGGTCAGGATGCCTCGGTGCCCCGACGTCGTCTGGCGCAGCCTTGCAGGGGCGCTTCTTcgctgctggtgctggtgctgagcTTGGCCCTTGCCCGGAAAGGGGGCTCGGCGGCACACTGCCCCAGCAAATGCGTCTGCGCCAGCAACATCATCAGCTGCTCCAAGGCCAACCTGAGTGtcttcccccatccccttccCTCGTACGCGGCAGTCCTGGACTTCAGCTACAACCAGCTGACGCGCCTGCGGGCGGAGTGGGCGCCTTCCCCGCTTCATCACCTGCACTCCCTGTTCCTCAGCCACAACGGCCTTTCCTTCGTCTCCACGGAGGCCTTCACCAATGTCCCTCACCTCAAGTACCTGGACCTCTCCTCGAATAGCATCCAGGAGCTGGGGGAGAACCACTTCAGCCACCTGGTGGAGCTGGAGGTGTTGCTGCTCTACAGCAACAAGATCTCCAAGATTGACCGGACGGCTTTTGAAGAGATGACCAAGCTCCAGAAGTTGTACCTGAGCCATAATGCCATCGGCCGCTTCCCCCAAGAGCTGTTGAAAAAAGACGAGGCTGGCTTCCCGGAGCTGGCCTTGCTGGACCTGTCTTGCAACAAGATCAAGGATATTTCCGTGGACGAGGTGAACAAGCTCCCGGCCTGGGTGAAGAACGGCCTCTACGTCCACGGCAACCCTCTCACCTGCCAGTGTTCACTTTACAACCTCTTCACCCACTGGCAGAAGCGGCAGCTGAGCTCCGCCATGGACTTCAAGGAGGAACTCAAGTGTTTTCTCCAGAAAGACAGCAAAAGCATCAAAATCTCCAGCCTCAGTGGCCCAGGGGGGCTGAACTGCAGCGAGTTCAAGGAACAAGTGCTGGAGGTCCATCGCGGGGAAGAGGTGATCATCAACTGCGACACGAGGCAGCGAGGGGTGATGATCAGAGAATGGATGACCCCCCGCTATGAACGTGTCCCCCAGGAGGGCGACAACAGCTCCATGACCATGCTGACCAATGGGAGCCTTCAGATCAAAAACATCAGTGTGGAGGACATGGGTCCGTATACCTGTTATGCGGTCAGCCAGGTGTTCAACGAAACCCTCTATGTGCACGTCACGGTCCACAACTACTCCTTGCACGGGACCCCGGACACCCTCAACACCGCCTACACCACTCTGGTGGGCTGCATCCTGAGTGTCATCCTCGTGCTCATCTACCTTTACCTGACCCCCTGCCGTTGCTGCTGCCGCAACAGTGAGAAGCAGGCCAGCCAGCGCGAGGACAGCATCAACTCCTCGGTGCTCAGCACCACTCCCAACCACAACACCGGCGGGGGCAAGGAAGGGCTGAACCGCCACATGGCGCCTGGCAACGCGCAAGGCCAGAACGGCAAATGCAAAGCCAACAGCTCCCCCAAGCAGGCGTCTAAAGGGTCCCAGAAGGCAGAGCGGAAGATGTCGGATGCGGACTCGGTCAGCTCTGTCTTCTCCGACACGCCCATCGTGGGGGCCTCGCAGGGCGAAGGCGGGAGAGGATCCGGCAGGGATAAGGCAGGGGCCGAATTAGTGGGGCTGCTGTGA
- the LOC118088183 gene encoding probable transmembrane reductase CYB561D1, with protein sequence MSGAPASAERRALRWLRRGCGVLAHLAALSTTALLLLLSRPGTSLFSWHPAFMSIAFCLCLTEAILIFSPEGLLFCSCSHKMKVQLHWTAQMLAFVAATLGLAFIVSSKNRSELPHLVSWHSVLGLLTLLAACGQVLSGFCLRFPWLLRISSVGRLRLVHMMYGLIVYLLATFTVALGIYSDWFQAQIKGVAWYFCLGLPFCPALVIVKQITRTRKKRQYI encoded by the exons ATGTCAGGCGCCCCGGCGAGCGCGGAGCGGCGCGCCCTGCGCTGGCTGCGGCGGGGATGCGGGGTTCTGGCGCACCTCGCCGCGCTGAGCACcaccgcgctgctgctgctgctctccaggcCCGGCACCA GCTTGTTTTCCTGGCACCCTGCGTTCATGTCAATAGCA TTCTGCCTGTGCCTGACGGAAGCCATCCTGATCTTCTCGCCGGAGGGCCTCCTCTTCTGCTCCTGCTCCCACAAAATGAAAGTGCAGCTGCACTGGACTGCCCAGATGCTGGCCTTTGTGGCTGCCACACTGGGCTTGGCCTTCATTGTCTCCAGCAAGAACCGGAGTGAGCTTCCACACTTGGTCTCCTGGCACAGTGTTCTGGGCCTCCTGACTCTCCTGGCAGCTTGTGGGCAGGTCTTGTCTGGATTCTGCCTTCGCTTTCCTTGGTTGCTGAGGATCTCGTCCGTGGGTCGCCTCCGGCTCGTCCACATGATGTACGGACTGATCGTTTATCTGCTAGCCACCTTCACTGTGGCCCTGGGCATTTATTCTGACTGGTTTCAGGCCCAGATTAAAGGGGTGGCTTGGTACTTCTGCCTGGGGTTGCCTTTCTGTCCGGCTTTGGTTATCGTGAAACAGATTACTAGAACTCGTAAGAAGAGACAGTACATTTGA